The Nocardioides pantholopis genome window below encodes:
- a CDS encoding Ig domain-containing protein codes for MDFTVRAPGPFTITPDEVSFVAGQFGSVRLSVTGLRHDPIHWFTRQDWLPAGLTLSDDGVISGTPTQDGAWAVPIEAYDDTNYFVQTIDIKVAHAPAAPSASRFAFASGSKPSHKTKQGKSFKAALRVTGGSPAYRWAVTSAPKGLKAVPRGSTLTIKGKAKKPGTFRIRVRVTDAAGRTISRTLTVKVTKAKKAPPRRR; via the coding sequence GTGGACTTCACCGTCCGGGCCCCCGGGCCGTTCACCATCACGCCCGACGAGGTCTCCTTCGTCGCCGGCCAGTTCGGCTCCGTGCGCCTGAGCGTCACCGGACTGCGCCACGACCCCATCCACTGGTTCACCCGGCAGGACTGGCTGCCCGCGGGCCTGACCCTCTCCGACGACGGCGTGATCAGCGGCACCCCGACCCAGGACGGGGCGTGGGCCGTCCCGATCGAGGCCTACGACGACACCAATTACTTCGTCCAGACCATCGACATCAAGGTCGCCCACGCCCCGGCCGCCCCCTCCGCCTCCCGATTCGCTTTCGCCTCCGGCTCGAAGCCGAGCCACAAGACCAAGCAGGGCAAGTCCTTCAAGGCCGCGCTGCGAGTCACCGGTGGCTCCCCGGCCTACCGCTGGGCGGTGACCTCGGCACCGAAGGGGCTGAAGGCAGTCCCCCGCGGGAGCACCCTGACGATCAAGGGCAAGGCGAAGAAGCCGGGCACCTTCCGGATCCGCGTCCGGGTCACCGACGCCGCCGGGCGCACGATCTCGCGCACCCTCACGGTGAAGGTCACGAAGGCGAAGAAGGCCCCGCCGCGACGGCGCTGA
- the dnaB gene encoding replicative DNA helicase, translated as MSVTEQDDHALPDPPFEEWGDGPAPYAPGERPSRPGDRTPPQDMAAEQSVLGAMLISKDAIADVSEAVRGGDFYRPSHETIFDAIIDLYGRGEPVDMVTVAAELQRRGELQRIGGAPYLHTLSANVPIAANAGYYAEIVREKAILRRLVDAGTRIVQIGYAGEGQVDDIVDQAQAEVYKIADKRSGEDYAPLSDIMTGVLDEIEAIGNREAGIYGVPTGFADLDELTNGLHSGQMIIVAARPAMGKSTLALDFCRAASIHNNLASVFFSLEMTRAEITMRLLSAEAKVPLNHIRNGNMTDDDWVKLARKMGEVSSAPMFIDDSPNMTMMEIRAKARRLRQRHDLRLVVIDYLQLMTSGKKVESRQLEVSEFSRQIKLLAKELEVPVIALSQLNRGSEQRADKRPMVSDLRESGSIEQDADMVILLHRDDVYEKESTRPGEADLIVAKHRNGPTRDLTVAFQGHYSRFVDMAH; from the coding sequence GTGAGCGTCACCGAGCAGGATGACCACGCTCTACCCGACCCGCCGTTCGAGGAGTGGGGCGACGGCCCCGCGCCGTACGCTCCCGGCGAGCGGCCCAGCAGGCCCGGTGACCGGACCCCGCCCCAGGACATGGCCGCCGAGCAGTCGGTGCTCGGCGCGATGCTGATCTCCAAGGACGCGATCGCCGACGTCTCCGAGGCGGTCCGAGGCGGCGACTTCTACCGGCCCTCGCACGAGACGATCTTCGACGCGATCATCGACCTGTACGGCCGCGGCGAGCCCGTCGACATGGTCACGGTCGCCGCCGAGCTCCAGCGCCGGGGCGAGCTCCAGCGGATCGGCGGCGCGCCGTACCTGCACACGCTCTCGGCGAACGTCCCGATCGCGGCCAATGCCGGCTACTACGCCGAGATCGTGCGGGAGAAGGCGATCCTGCGCCGGCTCGTCGACGCCGGCACCCGGATCGTCCAGATCGGGTACGCCGGGGAGGGCCAGGTCGACGACATCGTGGACCAGGCGCAGGCCGAGGTCTACAAGATCGCCGACAAGCGCTCCGGCGAGGACTACGCCCCGCTGAGCGACATCATGACCGGCGTCCTCGACGAGATCGAGGCGATCGGCAACCGGGAGGCCGGCATCTACGGCGTGCCGACCGGGTTCGCCGACCTCGACGAGCTGACCAACGGGCTGCACTCGGGACAGATGATCATCGTCGCGGCGCGTCCGGCCATGGGCAAGTCCACGCTGGCGCTGGACTTCTGCCGGGCGGCCTCGATCCACAACAACCTGGCCAGCGTCTTCTTCAGCCTGGAGATGACGCGCGCGGAGATCACGATGCGGCTGCTCTCTGCCGAGGCAAAGGTCCCGCTGAACCACATCCGCAACGGCAACATGACCGACGACGACTGGGTCAAGCTCGCCCGCAAGATGGGCGAGGTCTCCTCGGCGCCGATGTTCATCGACGACTCCCCGAACATGACGATGATGGAGATCCGGGCCAAGGCGCGGCGGCTGCGTCAGCGCCACGACCTGCGCCTGGTCGTCATCGACTACCTCCAGCTGATGACGTCGGGCAAGAAGGTCGAGTCCCGCCAGCTCGAGGTCTCGGAGTTCTCCCGCCAGATCAAGCTGCTCGCCAAGGAGCTCGAGGTCCCGGTGATCGCGCTCTCCCAGCTGAACCGTGGCTCCGAGCAGCGCGCCGACAAGCGCCCCATGGTCAGCGACCTGCGTGAGTCCGGCTCGATCGAGCAGGACGCCGACATGGTGATCCTGCTGCACCGCGACGACGTCTACGAGAAGGAGTCGACCCGCCCCGGCGAGGCCGACCTGATCGTCGCCAAGCACCGCAACGGCCCCACCCGGGACCTCACCGTCGCGTTCCAGGGTCACTACAGCCGGTTCGTGGACATGGCGCACTGA